The following proteins are co-located in the Vigna angularis cultivar LongXiaoDou No.4 chromosome 2, ASM1680809v1, whole genome shotgun sequence genome:
- the LOC108327712 gene encoding transcription initiation factor TFIID subunit 8 has protein sequence MSNGGGKTGRQLEQPGPWRRRKVGDGDDFARGIAKIAVAQVCESEGFQAFQQSALEALSDVVARYIFNVGKSAHCHANLAGRTECHAFDVIQGLEDMASVQGFAGASEVDHCLESSGVIREIFHFVNEGEPVLFAHPIPRFPVVKKRVLNPSFLQKGEEPPGDHIPAWLPAFPDPQNYSQSPVVNGRGTEPRAVKFEQERENGKGEWPVLNLKQQMVSNMFDKSALDPADTKAKRIAAEGNPFLAAPLKIEGKEIASVPPAAKVFNDVVLDYPAVENFVENEPILALETFAPAIEAMKSTCYDSKEDQTKKFVNEKPIVRFKIGIKNKLLGRSIGLIPQTEEHNNTLPWFAMEDEKDDRKRRAEKILRESLENPDQLVQL, from the coding sequence ATGAGCAATGGCGGTGGGAAGACTGGAAGACAGCTTGAGCAGCCTGGCCCATGGAGGAGGAGGAAAGTGGGTGATGGGGATGACTTTGCCAGGGGAATTGCGAAGATTGCGGTAGCGCAGGTGTGCGAAAGCGAGGGGTTTCAGGCTTTTCAGCAGTCGGCTCTTGAGGCGTTGTCTGACGTTGTGGCTCGGTACATTTTTAACGTTGGGAAATCGGCACATTGCCATGCTAATCTTGCAGGAAGAACTGAATGTCATGCTTTTGATGTCATTCAAGGGTTGGAAGATATGGCATCAGTGCAGGGATTTGCAGGTGCTTCTGAGGTGGACCATTGCCTTGAAAGTTCAGGTGTTATTAgggaaatttttcattttgttaacgAGGGTGAACCGGTTTTGTTTGCGCATCCTATTCCTCGGTTTCCAGTTGTGAAGAAACGGGTGCTTAATCCAAGCTTTTTGCAAAAAGGAGAAGAACCTCCCGGCGATCATATTCCTGCTTGGTTGCCTGCCTTCCCTGATCCGCAAAATTATTCACAGTCACCAGTGGTGAATGGAAGGGGTACAGAACCTCGTGCAGTAAAATTTgagcaagaaagagagaatggCAAGGGGGAGTGGCCTGTGTTGAATTTGAAGCAGCAGATGGTCTCAAATATGTTTGACAAGTCTGCCTTGGACCCTGCAGACACTAAGGCAAAAAGAATAGCAGCAGAAGGTAACCCATTCCTTGCCGCTCCTTTGAAAATTGAGGGCAAGGAAATTGCATCTGTTCCCCCTGCAGCCAAGGTTTTCAATGATGTAGTTCTCGATTATCCTGCTGTTGAAAATTTCGTTGAAAATGAACCAATTTTAGCTTTGGAGACATTTGCTCCAGCAATTGAAGCAATGAAAAGCACATGCTATGATTCTAAGGAAGACCAGACAAAAAAATTTGTGAATGAGAAGCCTATTGTGCGTTTTAAGATTGggataaaaaacaaattattaggAAGGTCCATTGGTTTGATCCCACAAACAGAGGAGCATAACAATACTTTGCCATGGTTTGCGATGGAAGATGAGAAGGATGACAGGAAAAGGAGGGCAGAGAAAATTCTAAGGGAATCCTTGGAAAACCCAGATCAGCTTGTTCAGTTGTAA